A region of the Leptospira broomii serovar Hurstbridge str. 5399 genome:
CCCGATCTATCAGAAGAGGTGATTAGGAATTATAAGATGTGCGTGGAACGAGGCAAATTGATCGGCTATGAGGAAAAATTGGACTTTGCATTCGGTCCTAAATATTTCCAGACTCTTCTAATACCCGTCAGAAACGCCTCGAATCAAATTTACAGAATTGTAGGAGTCGCTAGAGATATTACTCTGCAGAAGCAATCCGAGGAGCTCATACAAAAGAGCGAGCAACGTCTCCGAAACATCATCGACGGCCTTGGTCCTTATATGTTTGTCGGATTGATGAGGCCGGACGGAACCGTGATCGAAGCCAATATGACCGCTCTTTCTGCCGCAGCTTTAAAACCCGAAGATGTAATCGGAAAACTTTTTGAAGAAACATATTGGTGGTCGTATTCCGAGGAAAGTAAAAGGGAACTGCGAATGGCCATCGATCGAGCAGCGCGGGGAGAATCATATCGCAAGGATGTTCAAGTCCGAACTGCGGAAAATAAATTCATTGTCATAGATTTTTCGATCCAGCCTCTACCGGATGAAACTGGCGCCGTCACATATTTAATTCCGTCGGGGATAGTTATTACCGAGCGCAAACTTGCCGAGGAGGCGTTACGAGAGTCCCGACAAATGTATCGTGAGCTTGTTGAGAATATTAACGACGTCATTTTTTCGGTCGATACCGAAGGTATTCTCACTTATATCAGCCCCGTAGTCAGATTTTTTACCGGATACAGTCCTGAAGAATTGATAGGACGTCACTTCGCGGAACTAGTCGTATCCGAAGATCAAGAATATGCAAACCGCTTATTTCGGTCGGCTCTTTTGGGCAATCGCGAAGTGTCAGAAGTCAGAATCAAAGCGACCAAGGGAAACCATCTTTGGGTGCTGGTATCTACTCGTCCTTTGGTTCGGAACGAAAAGATCGTCGGAGTTGCCGGTGTTTCGACGGATATTACGAAGCGTATGCAGTTGGAGCAGCAACTACTTCAGTCTCAGAAAATGGAAAGTCTAGGAACTTTAGCGGGAGGAATCGCTCACGATTTTAATAATATTCTTAGCATCATGCTCGGACATCTTTCGCTGCTGACAAAGTTCGCCGCAGATCCTGGTAAGCGGATTCAAAGCATAGAGGCGATTACTAAAGCGGTCGATAGAGGGGCGGCGTTAGTCCGTCAATTATTAACGTTTGCCCGTAAATCCGACCCGACATTTCTTCCGCTTAAAGTGGATTCGATCACCAATGAGATTCTCACGTTGATGAACGGTACATTCCCGAAACTCGTTTCAGTGGAAACTCAAATCGATTCGAAGATCCCTCCAGTAATCGCGGATCATAACCAAATCCATCAAGTATTGCTAAATCTTTGCGTAAATAGTCGCGATGCAATGCCCGATGGAGGTACGCTTTCGATTCATGCCCGTGCCGTTACCGGCGATTTCGTTCGAACTTCTTTTACCAACGCGGATGCAAATGAGTATGTTGAAATTACCGTAGCAGATACCGGCTCTGGAATGGATGAAGCTACTCGGGCTCGTATCTTTGAGCCTTTCTTTACGACGAAAAAGGACGGAAAGGGAACGGGATTAGGTCTTGCAACCGCTTATGGAATTATCAGACAGCATCGTGGTTTTATCAGCGTGGAATCCTCGGTGGGGAAAGGTACGAACTTTAGAATTTATTTACCGACGCAATTGCGCGGCGATTCTCCGAAAGAAGAGCACAAGGATCTTGCGGGAAGGGACCCTCACACGATGGAAAAGAAACGATTTTAGTTATAGAAGATAAGAAAATGTTAAGAGAAATGGTCGAGATTCTCTTTGAGGGAAAAGGTTATGCAGTTCTTGTTACTGGAAACGGAAAGGAAGCCATCGAATTGTATAATGATCGGAAGAACGATGTATCCTTGATTCTGTCCGATAGGGATATCCCTGAAATATCCGGAGACCGAATGTTTTACGAGATACAGAAAATCGATTCGTCGGTTCGGGTTATTTTAGCGAGCGGGTATATAGAATTTGATAAGAAGTCGAAATTACTCAAGGATGGCGTAAAGGAAGTAATACAGAAACCGTACAAAGCAGTGGAAATACTCGAAAGAGTAAGACTGGTGTTGGACGGGCAGATCTCTTGATTTCAAAAAGAAGATCGTAAATTCCTTTCAATCTCGGTTTTAGCGGTCGATGGTATTAAGGGAATTCTCCTACGGTTTTATCGAATGCTAAAGACCGAAAATCCAAGGATTTTTAAGTATGAGTGATATTTCCGAAGTCCGGCATTTAAGTATTTCCGTAAATTTACCCAAACAAATCGTGTATGATTTCTTATCCGAGCCCCGTAATTTCCCGGAATGGGCATCGGGCCTATGCAAGTCTATTTCTCCGGGAGGTGAGGGAGAATGGCTGATCGAAGCACCCGAGGGGAATTTGCGGGCTCGATTTACGGATAGAAATATTCACGGTGTACTCGATCATTATGTGATTCTTGAATCGGGAAATGAAATATATATTCCGATGCGTTTGATTTCGAACGGATCCGGGTGCGAGCTTATTTTAACTTTGTTTCGTCTCGCAGATATGACACCGGAAAAATTTAAAGAGGATCAGGACTGGGTTTTGAAAGATCTTCATACCATGAGGACCTTATTGGAGAAAAAATTTTCCGAGAGAGATTGACGACCTATCTTTATCCGATTGTTATATACTAAATTTATTATACGATACTTTCGATTCGAGTGGAAAAACTTGAAAGACCGCTTTTGCCGATAGCATTCGTTAACCGGCCGAATTTTAGGTTTCGAACCGCCAGGGATACGTAGGGCGATAGTCCCGAGCAAGGTGTCGGGAATATTTGCTTTAATATATCTATTTTGCGAGGGATGAGTCGCTATGCGACGAACCCGAAGGAGCCCGGCCCGAACGTAGGGAGGGGGCGGCCAAGCTTGCGTTCGAAAACATTAGAAGTCGTGATTCGAAAGAGGCGCAGATGTGTCGGAATTCCGTCTTTTTGGTTGATTGTTGCGGATTGTTTCGCGTCTTAACGCAATACTTAAGAAAGTTGTGTGCAAGACTTTAGGGGTTTCGTCATATATCTTGAAACTAAAGAAATTTATTGTTTCTACATATATAAAAACGGAAAGTTAGACTATGAATCAGAGGGAATCCCGCAAACTACGTTGGAAAATTACGATAGGTATGGAAGTGTTAACTTCCATTTTAGCAGTTCCTCTTGCAGTCTTGTTTATTATTGCGGCGGGCGGCTACGACTTTCATAAATCCCTCGCGTTAATCATCAGTTCCTGTATTTCGCTCCTGACTTCTTTTGTCGTGCCCGCGATTCGATTTTTCTATCTTGGCAGAATTCTCGGAGTCCTTGAGCCTGAACAATGGAGTAAGTTAAACTCGGCTGGTAAGTCCCGGACTAAAGCACGAATCCTCAACTTTCCGCTTTTGAATACGCTTTTTTACGTAATTCAATGGAGTTACGGAATAACCTCTGCTTGGCGGATTATGCATCTCTCCTTTCAGCCGACCTTTTTCGAATCCTTACCGTTTGCCTTCCTTCCGGCTATCATTTATCCTATTCTAGGTGTGTCCCATTTCTTTTTAACCGAATCGATTCTTTCATCGGTCCTTGAATCCGACACGTTGAGCGGCATACAGACACAACCTTCTTCCGTCCGGAAAGTTTCGATTTTCTCCCGGATATTTGCGACTATCGTGTCAATTTCGCTATTGCCAGTCGTGATCTTCGGATATTTACTTTTCGAGGAAACTAAAGGTTGGATTAAGCTAGGGGATGTGACGACTCCTCTTGTTCTTACCATATTTTTTATGCTGATCACGGTTGCGGTTGCCTCCTATTTACTCGCGGTAAGTATTCGGAAGAATTCCGGAAATATGGTAAAAGCATTCGAAGAGATGTCAAAGGGCGACTTAACGATAGAATTGCCCATGCTCTCAACGGACGAACTGGGCAATAGCAGTAAATCATTAAACGACTTTGTAAAGCGACTTCGAATCATCGTTAAGAGCGTAATTCGAGAAGCCGAAAAACTTTCCGGTAGTTCGAAGGTTTTAGAAGAGAATACCAAGGAACTATCGAGAAAGATGCAGGAACAGGCCGCGGCCACCGAGCAAATGAGCGCCGGAGTCGAGGAGATTGCCGCGTCCGTAAGTTCGACAGCGTCTCGTGCGGACGGGCAGGCTGCAATTGCGCAAAAAGCGACGGACTCATTGGCGGAGTTGGACGGTAGGATTCGACAAGTTCACTTGGCGCTTTCGGAAACGAAAAGTGATGCGGATAAAATGAAGTTCGAGACTGCGAAAGGTGAAGAGGCGTTGCTCGGAACGAAAAAGGCCATGGCCGATATAGAAGAGAGTACTTCTAAAATGGGCGCTACGGTAAATGTTATTCACGAGATTACCGATCGGATCGGATTACTCTCTCTAAACGCCGCGATCGAGGCGGCAAGGGCAGGCGAGGCAGGAAAAGGGTTTGCTGTCGTCGCTCAAGAAATCTCTAAATTAGGAGAACAGACCCAAGAAAATGCAAAGAGAATTCGCGCCGCAATTCAAGAAGCTTTAACTGCGACAAAAAGCGGTCGTGGAGTTATTGAATCGACTCAAACTGTCTTTCAAAAGATAGGACAAACCGTCGGAATCACTTTAGATAGAATATCTGAAGTGGCAGATTTATCGGATTCCCAACTTTCGGCAAGCGCTAATGTTAGATCGGCGTTTACCGATTTATCTCGATCTGCGGAAGAAATTAGAAATCACACGCAGGAGCAATCTCAGACATCGGCGGAATTTTCCAAAACCATCGTGTCGATATCCGAAACAACGGAACTGCTAAATAGAGTGGTGAGCGACATAGACAATCTTGCGGAAAAGCTTGCGCATCAAGCCGCAAGCTTGAAAGGTGATGTCGAGTTCTTTAAAACCTGATTCTTTATCTATTCTTGTGCCTACGGAACTCGAAAAATCGATATGATTAAGAAAATACTGATTTCGACCCTTGCAGTTTTTCTGATACTCCTCTGTCAGGTAGGTTATGTTTATAAACAGGCAACAGGGGTTCCCGGTAATAGTCCGGTGGCTACCTTAGAAGTCCCTAAAGATCCCGGGAAGCGAATCGTCGTATGCATGGGTGATAGCATTACGCATGGAAGAGTTAGCTACGATTATGTAAACGGACTTGCTTCCGATACGGATCTCGAAAAATTTTCATTCGTTAACGCCGGAATCAATAGTCGTCTTGCGTATAATTTGTTGCAGAAAGCCGACGAAGTTATCGCGCTTAAGCCGGATTTTATTACGATCTTAATCGGCACTAACGACGTAAAGGCTTCGCTTAGTGCAGAGGAATCCGAACGCTACATTAAGCTTTGGCGGTTATCCGAATCGCCTTCTAAGAAACTCTTCGTTAACAGCTTGCGTAAGCTTATTATGAGATTACGAAGCGAGACGAATGCGAAGATAGCTTTGGTCTCTCTTCCTCCGTTGGGAGAAGTTTTGCTGAGTAAACCTTATCTTCGTTCCACGGAATATAGTGATGAAATTCGAAAAATTGCGGAAGCAGAACGAATCCTCTATCTTCCTTTACACGAAGAAATGGATGCAGTTTTAAGAAGTAAGGGGCAAAGTAATATTCCGGAATATAGGATGGATTTGCCAGCGATGTACGTTGCCATTTTTCTGCATTATGCAATGTTTCAGGACTGGAATTCCATTTCGGATATGCGTAATCTGCACTTCTTAACGGATAATATTCACTTAAATCAAAGGGGAGGCGATATCGTCCAAAAGCTCATCAAGAAATTTTTACTCGAATAAAATTTTGGACCCGTCGTCGCGAATTACTTTGCCGATTTAGTAAGAGCCTCCAGAAAATCGTCAGACGATATAATTTCGGCTTGTCTGGGGAAAACTTTTTCCATCAGCACTTGGTGAGTCTCGGGATCTTTGTCCGCACAGAGGTCTTTCAGTACGATACTCTTATAATCCGCGTCCGAAGCATGGCGTAACGTGGAGAGAACGACTCCGCTAGTAGCCACGCCGAACATAACGATAGTATTGATTTCGTTTGCCCGTAAGATCATATCCAAGTCTGTACCTAAAAAAGCGCCCACCCGGTGTTTCGTAATTACGATATCTTCAGGTTTTGGCGAAACCGAAGGATGAATTCCCAGCAATTTCGGATCCTGCCCAAATCCGCCGGATTTTTTGATGGAGTTAAACATCAGATTATTCGGACTGATTTCGGGAAATCCGGAACGAAAGCCGACAACGATATAAATAACCGGGAGCCCGAATTTTCTGGCTTCGGAAAGGACCTTGTCGGCCTTCAGTAGGACCCCTTCTGAAGTCTTCAGATATCCACCGCTGATAATCGCATTTTGATAATCCATAATTAACACGGCAGTTTTTCGAACATCAAATGTCGGTTTTTTATCCGCAAAGACGAACGATGGAAAAGAAATGAGAAACAGGGAAGTTAGTAAGATTCGATTCATAAACGAAGGTTAGCGGCTTTCCCGTTTTCGTCACTCATTTTGAATTCGTAGTCATTCAAGATTCGGATAGATTCGTTCAACCGTTTATTTGAACTTATAATCTTGCCTATAAAGCGTTTCCTTTTTTCCGATTTTTTAAGTGTTAATTGAGACTTCGGTCCGTTCAAAGGTTCGGTAAAAGGTCTCTTATTAATTGCGGACTTCGGTCGCATATAGCTAGTTTTTAACTGAAGTTGTGAGTTTTGACGGAGAAATTTGCT
Encoded here:
- a CDS encoding methyl-accepting chemotaxis protein; its protein translation is MNQRESRKLRWKITIGMEVLTSILAVPLAVLFIIAAGGYDFHKSLALIISSCISLLTSFVVPAIRFFYLGRILGVLEPEQWSKLNSAGKSRTKARILNFPLLNTLFYVIQWSYGITSAWRIMHLSFQPTFFESLPFAFLPAIIYPILGVSHFFLTESILSSVLESDTLSGIQTQPSSVRKVSIFSRIFATIVSISLLPVVIFGYLLFEETKGWIKLGDVTTPLVLTIFFMLITVAVASYLLAVSIRKNSGNMVKAFEEMSKGDLTIELPMLSTDELGNSSKSLNDFVKRLRIIVKSVIREAEKLSGSSKVLEENTKELSRKMQEQAAATEQMSAGVEEIAASVSSTASRADGQAAIAQKATDSLAELDGRIRQVHLALSETKSDADKMKFETAKGEEALLGTKKAMADIEESTSKMGATVNVIHEITDRIGLLSLNAAIEAARAGEAGKGFAVVAQEISKLGEQTQENAKRIRAAIQEALTATKSGRGVIESTQTVFQKIGQTVGITLDRISEVADLSDSQLSASANVRSAFTDLSRSAEEIRNHTQEQSQTSAEFSKTIVSISETTELLNRVVSDIDNLAEKLAHQAASLKGDVEFFKT
- a CDS encoding response regulator yields the protein MLREMVEILFEGKGYAVLVTGNGKEAIELYNDRKNDVSLILSDRDIPEISGDRMFYEIQKIDSSVRVILASGYIEFDKKSKLLKDGVKEVIQKPYKAVEILERVRLVLDGQIS
- a CDS encoding cysteine hydrolase family protein; the encoded protein is MNRILLTSLFLISFPSFVFADKKPTFDVRKTAVLIMDYQNAIISGGYLKTSEGVLLKADKVLSEARKFGLPVIYIVVGFRSGFPEISPNNLMFNSIKKSGGFGQDPKLLGIHPSVSPKPEDIVITKHRVGAFLGTDLDMILRANEINTIVMFGVATSGVVLSTLRHASDADYKSIVLKDLCADKDPETHQVLMEKVFPRQAEIISSDDFLEALTKSAK
- a CDS encoding SGNH/GDSL hydrolase family protein — protein: MIKKILISTLAVFLILLCQVGYVYKQATGVPGNSPVATLEVPKDPGKRIVVCMGDSITHGRVSYDYVNGLASDTDLEKFSFVNAGINSRLAYNLLQKADEVIALKPDFITILIGTNDVKASLSAEESERYIKLWRLSESPSKKLFVNSLRKLIMRLRSETNAKIALVSLPPLGEVLLSKPYLRSTEYSDEIRKIAEAERILYLPLHEEMDAVLRSKGQSNIPEYRMDLPAMYVAIFLHYAMFQDWNSISDMRNLHFLTDNIHLNQRGGDIVQKLIKKFLLE
- a CDS encoding SRPBCC family protein, which translates into the protein MSDISEVRHLSISVNLPKQIVYDFLSEPRNFPEWASGLCKSISPGGEGEWLIEAPEGNLRARFTDRNIHGVLDHYVILESGNEIYIPMRLISNGSGCELILTLFRLADMTPEKFKEDQDWVLKDLHTMRTLLEKKFSERD
- a CDS encoding PAS domain-containing sensor histidine kinase codes for the protein MTEKKVNFPTNLDSIKQSEFLYRAMAKNFPNGVVAIFDRDLRYVLIDGTGLADIGLSSEEMEGKTIWELFPPETCNQIEPHYRATLNGESTVAEIPFRNNIFKVYHVPIKDDQGKVLFGMVMTQNITDRIQTDIALRESERRYREIFDNTSDCLFLLDVTSDGRFKIIELNAAEEQATGLKNAEVSGKFVEEILPPDLSEEVIRNYKMCVERGKLIGYEEKLDFAFGPKYFQTLLIPVRNASNQIYRIVGVARDITLQKQSEELIQKSEQRLRNIIDGLGPYMFVGLMRPDGTVIEANMTALSAAALKPEDVIGKLFEETYWWSYSEESKRELRMAIDRAARGESYRKDVQVRTAENKFIVIDFSIQPLPDETGAVTYLIPSGIVITERKLAEEALRESRQMYRELVENINDVIFSVDTEGILTYISPVVRFFTGYSPEELIGRHFAELVVSEDQEYANRLFRSALLGNREVSEVRIKATKGNHLWVLVSTRPLVRNEKIVGVAGVSTDITKRMQLEQQLLQSQKMESLGTLAGGIAHDFNNILSIMLGHLSLLTKFAADPGKRIQSIEAITKAVDRGAALVRQLLTFARKSDPTFLPLKVDSITNEILTLMNGTFPKLVSVETQIDSKIPPVIADHNQIHQVLLNLCVNSRDAMPDGGTLSIHARAVTGDFVRTSFTNADANEYVEITVADTGSGMDEATRARIFEPFFTTKKDGKGTGLGLATAYGIIRQHRGFISVESSVGKGTNFRIYLPTQLRGDSPKEEHKDLAGRDPHTMEKKRF